From Xenopus tropicalis strain Nigerian chromosome 3, UCB_Xtro_10.0, whole genome shotgun sequence, the proteins below share one genomic window:
- the rab21 gene encoding ras-related protein Rab-21 has translation MAAAGGGGGAGVSKTYSFKVVLLGEGCVGKTSLVLRYCENKFNDKHITTLQASFLTKKLNIGGKRVNLAIWDTAGQERFHALGPIYYRDSNGAILVYDITDEDSFQKVKNWVKELRKMLGNEICLCIVGNKVDLEKERHVSVQEAETYAESVGAKHYHTSAKQNKGIEELFLDLCKRMIETAQTDERAKGNGPSQSGTSRRGVQIVDDEPQAQSTGGCCSG, from the exons ATGGCGGCGGCTGGCGGAGGTGGAGGTGCGGGGGTCAGCAAGACTTACTCGTTCAAGGTGGTGCTGCTCGGAGAGGGCTGCGTGGGGAAGACTTCGCTAGTTCTGCGTTACTGTGAGAACAAGTTCAACGACAAGCACATCACTACCCTGCAG GCATCATTTCTAACAAAGAAGCTAAATATTGGAGGAAAAAGAGTAAATCTTGCAATTTgg GATACTGCAGGCCAAGAAAGATTCCATGCACTTGGCCCTATCTACTACAGAGACTCTAATGGAGCTATATTAGTTTATGACATTACAGATGAAGACTCCTTCCAGAAG GTAAAAAACTGGGTGAAGGAGCTGAGAAAGATGCTGGGGAATGAGATATGCTTGTGTATAGTAG GTAACAAAGTAGACTTGGAAAAAGAAAGACACGTCTCCGTTCAAGAAGCAGAAAC GTATGCAGAGTCTGTTGGAGCAAAGCACTATCATACTTCAGCTAAACAGAATAAGGGTATTGAAGAATTATTCCTTGATCTTTGTAAAA GAATGATTGAAACAGCACAAACAGATGAAAGAGCAAAAGGTAATGGCCCATCCCAGTCAGGAACTTCAAGGCGAGGAGTACAGATTGTTGATGATGAACCACAGGCACAGAGCACTGGTGGATGTTGTTCTGGATAA